From one Drosophila subpulchrella strain 33 F10 #4 breed RU33 chromosome 3L, RU_Dsub_v1.1 Primary Assembly, whole genome shotgun sequence genomic stretch:
- the LOC119553007 gene encoding large proline-rich protein BAG6 isoform X2, which yields MLINLKVKTLDARTHEFSIDNELTIRQFKDQIAEKTNIAAENQRIIYQGRVLADDKQVKEYDVDGKVLHVAERPPFSQRGANSRNNDEPMRPFRNVARPPPPGMRTSPYFRALDGMLVGTMAIPVNNGPVAGTRPTPNRYPNSSSFCINRITVALHMIDCADNIAAYLENPAVGLNNQSLDILQRGRWSMESTVVEVGVSSTDLPRNNNIIDMVQDAVTAALSRTGARNYTVVQLPTVYTNENGETSQQRTGEAGATEGAATGAASDASGETTAATVIIEDVIETDDEAADGASDRSATPTPEAEAEGAVGGQPATAAETPSTSNGAANDAAAGGEGGNNSGPRRRTRPQVLAQVIQHYRGVQTRLAPFVDRYYEILQNDPTFEESDTAGREDAQRIFDRVSEAFHYLSHAQHAISDLMLDLSQPGPRVLTCRPILVEQSGYIRSNNIFTPFLGPPPGLMNEPFRSGRAPGTAAAAGTQTPPSAGTPTAVAPPQATNLQAATDASRSAAAMAEIASRAAGAAAEMAAGAANAAAAAARGLSSDHVEDPVDEPMVAPNAAGATPQAQQQPRLEMDHDHDQDQNETPEREVRAAPRLRVYVPVTLPPPNPQLEMARIIQAMVNGQRPNDVHVEFNAPNVMSINLPVHVMTGVRQAPAPGATETTSPSAPTEESSPDGATAAGNGDSPNAASTSNATRTADPRANTLPTTATQTRSTSRPQIQIGGNNNWGGRIAPTHAAFDRFLPCNSHHIREPEPLPHSTNAQGASTNRGTSTASAVGAAVVSPTAAVGTRPVTSGRIQRGSANVRPMWSSRRQRPASEQLSSLRPAAWAQAQTQTPNIQAAHVGGGSTNGAGVGAGAGRVRPTGGSPISRDRLAARTALVGGGSTNGGLTSVRRGRLQTATGRLSRQFPTLLANFLLNLRNNAPTASAGNAVAAAVVGSLATPSSGEAATVASNTTAAPPQAVLSTSTPTPVGDSSNLRAQLRSFLNDSLFVGVPINEQTIPGAIGRALEWFGESLVYLPQYERPEYNSRDSVCNILRVSLRLIIELCSAAPGGADSGQFEQSLKQICDQFRKRLYSVLFLCLGSSNAELYWRQLMRLLCAPMRSNFRNEALQFLCIYIDPTIPAQTDTVDAQQFLVLRSVQAAPPTAVEEPFVAPPPLAFNPQQQQPQQQTLDTDVEMAEVATSSSSTPTETQLPAVIVGSEPWHMSFPNDWLPVITRDLQTQTENDRPQPPFSDAYISGMSAKRRKIIQSEKPTANVECLIANGVQRAIQSAGLGGTSGSASSSSISVDAVIGSIAHDSAIQASYTDAVRNGVRERIKQDADFKPSKYPQIAKFVEQK from the exons ATGCTAATAAACCTTAAGGTGAAGACCTTAGATGCGCGCACCCACGAATTCAGCATCGACAATGAG CTCACGATCCGCCAGTTCAAGGACCAAATAGCCGAGAAGACCAACATTGCGGCGGAGAACCAGCGGATCATCTACCAGGGTCGCGTTCTGGCCGATGACAAGCAGGTGAAGGAGTACG ATGTCGATGGCAAGGTGCTCCATGTGGCCGAGCGTCCGCCCTTCTCGCAGCGCGGTGCCAACTCGCGAAACAATGACGAACCCATGCGCCCCTTCCGCAATGTGGCACGACCTCCGCCGCCCGGAATGCGCACTTCTCCGTACTTCCGCGCCCTCGATGGCATGCTCGTGGGCACCATGGCCATACCCGTGAACAATGGTCCAGTTGCAGGG ACTCGCCCCACACCAAATCGCTATCCCAACTCCTCGTCCTTCTGCATCAACCGCATCACCGTGGCCCTGCACATGATCGATTGCGCCGACAACATAGCCGCCTATCTGGAGAATCCCGCCGTGGGTCTAAACAATCAATCCCTGGACATCCTGCAGCGTGGCCGCTGGTCCATGGAGTCCACCGTCGTGGAAGTGGGTGTCTCCTCGACGGATCTGCCgcgcaacaacaacatcatcGACATGGTCCAAGACGCCGTGACTGCCGCCCTTTCGCGAACTGGAGCCCGCAACTATACGGTGGTGCAGCTGCCCACTGTGTACACCAATGAGAACGGAGAGACCAGTCAGCAGAGGACTGGAGAGGCTGGCGCCACCGAAGGAGCAGCCACCGGAGCTGCTAGTGATGCCAGCGGGGAGACCACTGCGGCCACTGTAATCATTGAGGATGTGATCGAAACAGACGACGAGGCTGCCGATGGAGCCTCGGATCGTTCGGCAACGCCAACTCCAGAGGCAGAGGCGGAAGGAGcagttggtggccagccgGCGACTGCTGCAGAGACTCCCAGCACCTCCAATGGGGCGGCAAACGACGCTGCAGCTGGCGGCGAGGGAGGAAACAACTCGGGACCCAGGCGTCGCACTCGTCCGCAGGTGTTGGCCCAAGTCATACAGCACTATCGTGGCGTACAGACGCGTCTGGCGCCCTTCGTGGATCGCTACTACGAGATCCTTCAGAACGATCCAACTTTCGAGGAGAGT GACACCGCTGGACGCGAGGATGCACAGCGCATCTTTGACCGCGTTTCTGAGGCTTTCCACTACCTCTCACACGCCCAGCATGCCATTTCCGATTTGATGCTGGACTTGTCGCAACCAGGACCTCGTGTGCTCACCTGTCGACCCATTCTGGTCGAGCAGAGCGGCTACATACGCTCTAATAACATTTTCACGCCCTTCTTGGGTCCGCCACCGGGTCTGATGAACGAGCCTTTCCGTTCCGGAAGAGCACCCGGtactgctgctgcagctggcACTCAAACGCCTCCCTCGGCAGGCACTCCAACCGCTGTGGCTCCGCCGCAGGCCACCAACTTGCAGGCGGCCACCGATGCCAGTCGCAGTGCGGCGGCCATGGCGGAGATTGCCAGTCGGGCTGCTGGAGCCGCTGCAGAGATGGCTGCCGGAGCTGCAAATGCAGCTGCCGCAGCTGCTCGTGGTTTGTCCAGCGACCACGTAGAGGATCCCGTCGACGAACCCATGGTGGCGCCCAATGCAGCTGGCGCCACACCACAAGCTCAGCAGCAACCTCGTCTCGAAATGG ATCACGATCACGATCAAGATCAAAATGAAACTCCAGAAAGAGAGGTGCGAGCAGCGCCTAGGCTGCGTGTCTATGTGCCAGTGACCCTGCCACCGCCCA ATCCCCAACTGGAGATGGCTCGCATTATTCAGGCAATGGTCAACGGTCAACGGCCAAACGATGTTCATGTGGAATTCAATGCGCCCAACGTCATGTCGATTAACTTGCCCGTGCACGTGATGACCGGAGTGCGTCAGGCACCCGCACCAGGAGCTACAGAAACTACGTCACCTTCTGCTCCAACTGAAGAATCTTCGCCTGATGGTGCTACTGCAGCTGGCAATGGAGACTCTCCGAACGCTGCTTCAACTTCGAATGCAACGCGCACTGCAGATCCGAGAGCCAACACCTTGCCCACCACGGCCACCCAAACGCGTTCGACTTCAAGACCACAGATTCAGATTGGCGGAAATAACAACTGGGGCGGACGTATTGCTCCCACGCATGCGGCATTCGACCGCTTCCTGCCTTGCAATAGTCATCACATTCGAGAACCAGAGCCGCTGCCCCACAGCACCAATGCCCAAGGTGCAAGTACCAACCGCGGCACTAGCACAGCATCAGCAGTAGGAGCCGCCGTCGTCTCGCCCACAGCTGCCGTGGGAACTCGTCCTG TCACCTCTGGTCGCATCCAGCGCGGCAGTGCCAACGTCCGGCCAATGTGGTCGTCGCGTCGTCAGCGACCCGCCAGCGAGCAACTGAGCAGCCTCCGTCCGGCAGCCTGGGCGCAGGCGCAGACCCAAACCCCCAATATCCAAGCGGCCCACGTTGGTGGTGGCAGCACCAATGGGGCCGGAGTCGGAGCCGGTGCCGGGAGAGTACGGCCCACGGGAGGATCGCCCATCAGTCGCGACCGGCTGGCGGCTCGAACGGCCCTCGTTGGTGGTGGCAGCACCAACGGAGGCTTGACCTCCGTCCGGCGGGGGCGTCTCCAGACCGCCACCGGGCGCCTGTCAAGACAATTCCCCACCCTACTCGCTAATTTTTTGCTTAATCTGAGAAATAATGCGCCAACAGCTTCGGCAGGCAATGCTGTCGCCGCCGCCGTCGTGGGAAGTTTAGCCACCCCATCATCGGGAGAAGCTGCCACGGTTGCTTCCAACACCACTGCTGCGCCACCACAAGCGGTTCTATCTACATCCACACCCACGCCAGTCGGGGACTCGAGCAACCTGCGTGCCCAGCTGCGCAGCTTCCTCAACGACAGTCTCTTTGTCGGAGTGCCCATCAACGAACAGACAATACCAGGAGCCATTGGACGCGCCCTGGAGTGGTTCGGCGAGAGTCTGGTCTACCTGCCGCAGTACGAGCGTCCGGAGTACAACTCCCGCGACTCGGTGTGCAACATCCTGCGCGTCAGCCTTCGTTTGATCATCGAGCTGTGCAGTGCGGCTCCCGGCGGAGCGGATAGTGGCCAGTTCGAACAGAGTCTGAAGCAGATCTGCGATCAGTTCCGCAAGCGGCTCTACAGCGTCCTCTTCCTGTGTCTCGGAAGCTCCAATGCGGAGCTGTACTGGCGCCAGCTGATGCGCCTGCTCTGCGCCCCCATGCGATCCA ATTTCCGCAATGAAGCCCTGCAGTTCTTGTGCATCTACATAGACCCCACAATTCCCGCCCAGACGGACACCGTGGATGCCCAACAGTTCCTGGTCCTTCGCAGCGTTCAGGCAGCCCCTCCCACAGCTGTCGAAGAA CCTTTTGTGGCGCCACCACCTCTTGCCTTCAacccacagcagcagcagccgcaacAGCAGACTCTGGACACGGATGTGGAGATGGCTGAAGTcgccaccagcagcagcagcacgcCGACAGAGACCCAACTGCCCGCCGTAATAGTGGGCTCGGAACCCTGGCACATGAGTTTCCCCAACGACTGGTTGCCTGTGATAACGCGCGACTTGCAGACCCAGACTGAG AATGACCGCCCCCAGCCGCCCTTCTCCGATGCCTACATCTCCGGCATGTCCGCCAAGAGGCGCAAAATTATTCAGTCAGAAAAACCGACGGCCAACGTGGAGTGTCTCATTGCCAACGGAGTGCAGAGGGCCATCCAGAGCGCCGGCTTGGGAGGAACCAGCGGCAGTGCTTCGAGTTCCTCGATCAGTGTGGATGCCGTTATCGGTTCCATTGCCCACGATTCCGCCATCCAGGCTTCCTACACCGATGCGGTGCGGAATGGTGTTAGGGAGCGCATCAAGCAGGATGCGGATTTCAAGCCCAGCAAGTATCCGCAGATCGCCAAGTTCGTCGAGCAAAAGTAG
- the LOC119553007 gene encoding large proline-rich protein BAG6 isoform X3 — protein sequence MLINLKVKTLDARTHEFSIDNELTIRQFKDQIAEKTNIAAENQRIIYQGRVLADDKQVKEYDVDGKVLHVAERPPFSQRGANSRNNDEPMRPFRNVARPPPPGMRTSPYFRALDGMLVGTMAIPVNNGPVAGTRPTPNRYPNSSSFCINRITVALHMIDCADNIAAYLENPAVGLNNQSLDILQRGRWSMESTVVEVGVSSTDLPRNNNIIDMVQDAVTAALSRTGARNYTVVQLPTVYTNENGETSQQRTGEAGATEGAATGAASDASGETTAATVIIEDVIETDDEAADGASDRSATPTPEAEAEGAVGGQPATAAETPSTSNGAANDAAAGGEGGNNSGPRRRTRPQVLAQVIQHYRGVQTRLAPFVDRYYEILQNDPTFEESDTAGREDAQRIFDRVSEAFHYLSHAQHAISDLMLDLSQPGPRVLTCRPILVEQSGYIRSNNIFTPFLGPPPGLMNEPFRSGRAPGTAAAAGTQTPPSAGTPTAVAPPQATNLQAATDASRSAAAMAEIASRAAGAAAEMAAGAANAAAAAARGLSSDHVEDPVDEPMVAPNAAGATPQAQQQPRLEMDHDHDQDQNETPEREVRAAPRLRVYVPVTLPPPNPQLEMARIIQAMVNGQRPNDVHVEFNAPNVMSINLPVHVMTGVRQAPAPGATETTSPSAPTEESSPDGATAAGNGDSPNAASTSNATRTADPRANTLPTTATQTRSTSRPQIQIGGNNNWGGRIAPTHAAFDRFLPCNSHHIREPEPLPHSTNAQGASTNRGTSTASAVGAAVVSPTAAVGTRPVTSGRIQRGSANVRPMWSSRRQRPASEQLSSLRPAAWAQAQTQTPNIQAAHVGGGSTNGAGVGAGAGRVRPTGGSPISRDRLAARTALVGGGSTNGGLTSVRRGRLQTATGRLSRQFPTLLANFLLNLRNNAPTASAGNAVAAAVVGSLATPSSGEAATVASNTTAAPPQAVLSTSTPTPVGDSSNLRAQLRSFLNDSLFVGVPINEQTIPGAIGRALEWFGESLVYLPQYERPEYNSRDSVCNILRVSLRLIIELCSAAPGGADSGQFEQSLKQICDQFRKRLYSVLFLCLGSSNAELYWRQLMRLLCAPMRSNFRNEALQFLCIYIDPTIPAQTDTVDAQQFLVLRSVQAAPPTAVEEQQQPQQQTLDTDVEMAEVATSSSSTPTETQLPAVIVGSEPWHMSFPNDWLPVITRDLQTQTEQNDRPQPPFSDAYISGMSAKRRKIIQSEKPTANVECLIANGVQRAIQSAGLGGTSGSASSSSISVDAVIGSIAHDSAIQASYTDAVRNGVRERIKQDADFKPSKYPQIAKFVEQK from the exons ATGCTAATAAACCTTAAGGTGAAGACCTTAGATGCGCGCACCCACGAATTCAGCATCGACAATGAG CTCACGATCCGCCAGTTCAAGGACCAAATAGCCGAGAAGACCAACATTGCGGCGGAGAACCAGCGGATCATCTACCAGGGTCGCGTTCTGGCCGATGACAAGCAGGTGAAGGAGTACG ATGTCGATGGCAAGGTGCTCCATGTGGCCGAGCGTCCGCCCTTCTCGCAGCGCGGTGCCAACTCGCGAAACAATGACGAACCCATGCGCCCCTTCCGCAATGTGGCACGACCTCCGCCGCCCGGAATGCGCACTTCTCCGTACTTCCGCGCCCTCGATGGCATGCTCGTGGGCACCATGGCCATACCCGTGAACAATGGTCCAGTTGCAGGG ACTCGCCCCACACCAAATCGCTATCCCAACTCCTCGTCCTTCTGCATCAACCGCATCACCGTGGCCCTGCACATGATCGATTGCGCCGACAACATAGCCGCCTATCTGGAGAATCCCGCCGTGGGTCTAAACAATCAATCCCTGGACATCCTGCAGCGTGGCCGCTGGTCCATGGAGTCCACCGTCGTGGAAGTGGGTGTCTCCTCGACGGATCTGCCgcgcaacaacaacatcatcGACATGGTCCAAGACGCCGTGACTGCCGCCCTTTCGCGAACTGGAGCCCGCAACTATACGGTGGTGCAGCTGCCCACTGTGTACACCAATGAGAACGGAGAGACCAGTCAGCAGAGGACTGGAGAGGCTGGCGCCACCGAAGGAGCAGCCACCGGAGCTGCTAGTGATGCCAGCGGGGAGACCACTGCGGCCACTGTAATCATTGAGGATGTGATCGAAACAGACGACGAGGCTGCCGATGGAGCCTCGGATCGTTCGGCAACGCCAACTCCAGAGGCAGAGGCGGAAGGAGcagttggtggccagccgGCGACTGCTGCAGAGACTCCCAGCACCTCCAATGGGGCGGCAAACGACGCTGCAGCTGGCGGCGAGGGAGGAAACAACTCGGGACCCAGGCGTCGCACTCGTCCGCAGGTGTTGGCCCAAGTCATACAGCACTATCGTGGCGTACAGACGCGTCTGGCGCCCTTCGTGGATCGCTACTACGAGATCCTTCAGAACGATCCAACTTTCGAGGAGAGT GACACCGCTGGACGCGAGGATGCACAGCGCATCTTTGACCGCGTTTCTGAGGCTTTCCACTACCTCTCACACGCCCAGCATGCCATTTCCGATTTGATGCTGGACTTGTCGCAACCAGGACCTCGTGTGCTCACCTGTCGACCCATTCTGGTCGAGCAGAGCGGCTACATACGCTCTAATAACATTTTCACGCCCTTCTTGGGTCCGCCACCGGGTCTGATGAACGAGCCTTTCCGTTCCGGAAGAGCACCCGGtactgctgctgcagctggcACTCAAACGCCTCCCTCGGCAGGCACTCCAACCGCTGTGGCTCCGCCGCAGGCCACCAACTTGCAGGCGGCCACCGATGCCAGTCGCAGTGCGGCGGCCATGGCGGAGATTGCCAGTCGGGCTGCTGGAGCCGCTGCAGAGATGGCTGCCGGAGCTGCAAATGCAGCTGCCGCAGCTGCTCGTGGTTTGTCCAGCGACCACGTAGAGGATCCCGTCGACGAACCCATGGTGGCGCCCAATGCAGCTGGCGCCACACCACAAGCTCAGCAGCAACCTCGTCTCGAAATGG ATCACGATCACGATCAAGATCAAAATGAAACTCCAGAAAGAGAGGTGCGAGCAGCGCCTAGGCTGCGTGTCTATGTGCCAGTGACCCTGCCACCGCCCA ATCCCCAACTGGAGATGGCTCGCATTATTCAGGCAATGGTCAACGGTCAACGGCCAAACGATGTTCATGTGGAATTCAATGCGCCCAACGTCATGTCGATTAACTTGCCCGTGCACGTGATGACCGGAGTGCGTCAGGCACCCGCACCAGGAGCTACAGAAACTACGTCACCTTCTGCTCCAACTGAAGAATCTTCGCCTGATGGTGCTACTGCAGCTGGCAATGGAGACTCTCCGAACGCTGCTTCAACTTCGAATGCAACGCGCACTGCAGATCCGAGAGCCAACACCTTGCCCACCACGGCCACCCAAACGCGTTCGACTTCAAGACCACAGATTCAGATTGGCGGAAATAACAACTGGGGCGGACGTATTGCTCCCACGCATGCGGCATTCGACCGCTTCCTGCCTTGCAATAGTCATCACATTCGAGAACCAGAGCCGCTGCCCCACAGCACCAATGCCCAAGGTGCAAGTACCAACCGCGGCACTAGCACAGCATCAGCAGTAGGAGCCGCCGTCGTCTCGCCCACAGCTGCCGTGGGAACTCGTCCTG TCACCTCTGGTCGCATCCAGCGCGGCAGTGCCAACGTCCGGCCAATGTGGTCGTCGCGTCGTCAGCGACCCGCCAGCGAGCAACTGAGCAGCCTCCGTCCGGCAGCCTGGGCGCAGGCGCAGACCCAAACCCCCAATATCCAAGCGGCCCACGTTGGTGGTGGCAGCACCAATGGGGCCGGAGTCGGAGCCGGTGCCGGGAGAGTACGGCCCACGGGAGGATCGCCCATCAGTCGCGACCGGCTGGCGGCTCGAACGGCCCTCGTTGGTGGTGGCAGCACCAACGGAGGCTTGACCTCCGTCCGGCGGGGGCGTCTCCAGACCGCCACCGGGCGCCTGTCAAGACAATTCCCCACCCTACTCGCTAATTTTTTGCTTAATCTGAGAAATAATGCGCCAACAGCTTCGGCAGGCAATGCTGTCGCCGCCGCCGTCGTGGGAAGTTTAGCCACCCCATCATCGGGAGAAGCTGCCACGGTTGCTTCCAACACCACTGCTGCGCCACCACAAGCGGTTCTATCTACATCCACACCCACGCCAGTCGGGGACTCGAGCAACCTGCGTGCCCAGCTGCGCAGCTTCCTCAACGACAGTCTCTTTGTCGGAGTGCCCATCAACGAACAGACAATACCAGGAGCCATTGGACGCGCCCTGGAGTGGTTCGGCGAGAGTCTGGTCTACCTGCCGCAGTACGAGCGTCCGGAGTACAACTCCCGCGACTCGGTGTGCAACATCCTGCGCGTCAGCCTTCGTTTGATCATCGAGCTGTGCAGTGCGGCTCCCGGCGGAGCGGATAGTGGCCAGTTCGAACAGAGTCTGAAGCAGATCTGCGATCAGTTCCGCAAGCGGCTCTACAGCGTCCTCTTCCTGTGTCTCGGAAGCTCCAATGCGGAGCTGTACTGGCGCCAGCTGATGCGCCTGCTCTGCGCCCCCATGCGATCCA ATTTCCGCAATGAAGCCCTGCAGTTCTTGTGCATCTACATAGACCCCACAATTCCCGCCCAGACGGACACCGTGGATGCCCAACAGTTCCTGGTCCTTCGCAGCGTTCAGGCAGCCCCTCCCACAGCTGTCGAAGAA cagcagcagccgcaacAGCAGACTCTGGACACGGATGTGGAGATGGCTGAAGTcgccaccagcagcagcagcacgcCGACAGAGACCCAACTGCCCGCCGTAATAGTGGGCTCGGAACCCTGGCACATGAGTTTCCCCAACGACTGGTTGCCTGTGATAACGCGCGACTTGCAGACCCAGACTGAG CAGAATGACCGCCCCCAGCCGCCCTTCTCCGATGCCTACATCTCCGGCATGTCCGCCAAGAGGCGCAAAATTATTCAGTCAGAAAAACCGACGGCCAACGTGGAGTGTCTCATTGCCAACGGAGTGCAGAGGGCCATCCAGAGCGCCGGCTTGGGAGGAACCAGCGGCAGTGCTTCGAGTTCCTCGATCAGTGTGGATGCCGTTATCGGTTCCATTGCCCACGATTCCGCCATCCAGGCTTCCTACACCGATGCGGTGCGGAATGGTGTTAGGGAGCGCATCAAGCAGGATGCGGATTTCAAGCCCAGCAAGTATCCGCAGATCGCCAAGTTCGTCGAGCAAAAGTAG